A genomic segment from Maniola hyperantus chromosome 4, iAphHyp1.2, whole genome shotgun sequence encodes:
- the Lipt2 gene encoding octanoyl-[acyl-carrier-protein]:protein N-octanoyltransferase LIPT2, mitochondrial, which translates to MVKVWKLGLISYDTAFKIQSSIARKHLDAMMKGVNSDYDTLLLVEHKPVYTVGIRDETPKEDIIRLCNLGAEFRKTNRGGLITFHGPGQLVAYPIINLKHFKTSVRWYVDRLEETVINMCDELGIKAGRSPHTGVWVEDNKIAAIGIHASRYVTTHGISLNCNNDLSWFEHIDPCGIEDKGVTSLTNETGVVCTIDNMTPIFVKNFEKVFSCKTEEFESDLQKEILDSLCSKLMIDAI; encoded by the exons ATGGTGAAGGTTTGGAAGTTGGGTCTCATAAGTTACGATACAGCGTTTAAAATTCAGTCTTCTATAGCCCGAAAGCACCTGGACGCTATGATGAAAGGAGTAAATAGTGACTATGATACCCTTCTGTTGGTTGAACACAAGCCAGTTTATACTGTAG GTATAAGAGATGAGACCCCTAAAGAAGATATTATAAGGCTATGTAATTTGGGAGCAGAATTTAGAAAAACAAACAGAGGTGGTCTGATCACATTTCACGGGCCAGGTCAACTTGTTGCATACCCAATTATTAATttgaaacattttaaaacaaGTGTTAGATGGTATGTTGACCGATTAGAAGAGACTGTGATCAACATGTGTGATGAACTAG GTATAAAAGCTGGTAGATCACCACATACTGGAGTTTGGGTTGAAGACAACAAAATTGCAGCCATTGGCATACATGCATCCAGGTACGTCACCACACATGGCATCTCTTTGAATTGCAACAATGATCTATCATGGTTCGAGCATATTGACCCTTGTGGGATTGAAGATAAGGGTGTTACTTCCTTGACCAATGAAACTGGTGTTGTGTGCACTATAGACAATATGACGCCAATATTTGTAAAGAATTTTGAGAAAGTATTTAGTTGTAAGACAGAGGAGTTTGAAAGTGACCTCCAAAAAGAAATACTGGATAGTCTTTGTAGTAAATTGATGATTGATGCAATTTAG